A portion of the Halopelagius inordinatus genome contains these proteins:
- a CDS encoding magnesium transporter translates to MRTEWTVRAITRAMLPVLLVLTLVELGSGLVLGSFEAQLLRFPSLLALVPVTIGTAGNLGSILAARLSTALHLGTLSFDPTDEELAGNALATIALSVTVFPVIGVGAWGLTGLLGGVRLPVSTVVAVALLSGIALAFLAVAVTLVTTYAAYRFELDPDDVVIPVVTNTCDVLGVLVLFASVQLLV, encoded by the coding sequence ATGCGGACCGAGTGGACGGTTCGAGCCATCACGCGGGCGATGCTCCCCGTTCTCCTCGTGTTGACGCTCGTGGAACTGGGGAGCGGACTCGTCCTCGGAAGCTTCGAGGCGCAACTCCTCCGGTTTCCCTCCCTCCTCGCTCTCGTTCCCGTCACCATCGGCACCGCGGGGAACCTCGGGAGCATCCTCGCCGCGCGCCTCTCGACGGCGCTTCACCTCGGGACGCTCTCGTTCGACCCGACGGACGAGGAACTGGCGGGCAACGCCCTCGCCACCATCGCGCTTTCGGTGACCGTCTTTCCGGTCATCGGCGTCGGCGCGTGGGGACTGACGGGGCTTCTCGGCGGCGTCCGACTCCCGGTTTCGACCGTCGTCGCCGTCGCCCTCCTCTCCGGCATCGCACTGGCGTTTCTCGCCGTCGCCGTCACCCTCGTCACCACGTACGCCGCGTACCGGTTCGAACTGGACCCCGACGACGTGGTCATCCCCGTGGTGACGAACACCTGCGACGTCCTCGGCGTGTTGGTGCTTTTCGCCTCCGTGCAGTTGCTCGTCTGA
- a CDS encoding nucleoside recognition protein, translating into MQSVQTFETLWPVLREVVPRVANIAVLIAVGVFLANVAVGFGVVDYVAAVSRYLTRPANLPDEVGTAIFTTAASTTAGYGMLAEFRESGMLDDRATLVAVTMNTFFGFVQHIFTFYVPVLVPILGVEVGVLYVGTRAAISLAITAVGVLAGAALLSERNVDRTVTTQADGGVGDEGSDSRRTVVAEAARKTWPKLKRIVPRLVVVYLVVTLVVRTTDLESFTAAADPLATFVGLPGASIPVIAVFAFDTTAGAATIAPMVGEAFTPRTAVATMLLGGIVSFAVSTFKRSIPFQYGIWGPRFGSKVVAVNTALKVAFIGVALVFLLAV; encoded by the coding sequence GTGCAGTCCGTGCAGACGTTCGAGACGTTGTGGCCCGTTCTTCGGGAGGTCGTCCCGCGAGTCGCCAACATCGCCGTCCTCATCGCCGTCGGCGTGTTCCTCGCGAACGTCGCCGTCGGGTTCGGAGTGGTGGACTACGTGGCGGCCGTCTCGCGCTATCTGACGCGCCCCGCGAACCTCCCCGACGAGGTGGGCACGGCCATCTTCACCACCGCCGCCTCGACGACTGCGGGGTACGGGATGCTCGCGGAGTTCCGCGAGTCGGGGATGCTCGACGACAGGGCGACGCTCGTTGCCGTCACGATGAACACGTTCTTCGGGTTCGTCCAGCACATCTTCACGTTCTACGTGCCCGTCCTCGTTCCCATCCTCGGTGTGGAAGTCGGGGTGTTGTACGTCGGGACGCGGGCGGCGATTTCGTTGGCCATCACCGCCGTCGGCGTCCTCGCGGGGGCGGCGCTCCTTTCGGAGCGAAACGTCGATAGAACCGTCACGACTCAGGCGGACGGTGGCGTGGGCGACGAGGGCAGTGACTCGCGCCGAACCGTCGTCGCCGAGGCGGCGCGGAAGACGTGGCCGAAACTGAAGCGTATCGTCCCCCGATTGGTCGTCGTCTATCTCGTCGTGACGCTCGTCGTGCGGACGACGGACCTCGAATCGTTCACCGCGGCGGCCGACCCTCTCGCGACGTTCGTCGGCCTCCCCGGCGCGTCCATCCCCGTCATCGCCGTCTTCGCGTTCGATACGACGGCGGGCGCGGCGACTATCGCCCCCATGGTCGGAGAGGCGTTCACGCCGCGGACGGCGGTGGCGACGATGCTTCTGGGCGGTATCGTCTCGTTCGCCGTCTCGACGTTCAAACGCTCTATCCCCTTCCAGTACGGCATCTGGGGACCCCGGTTCGGGTCGAAAGTCGTCGCCGTCAACACCGCCTTGAAAGTCGCGTTCATCGGCGTCGCGTTGGTGTTCTTGCTGGCCGTTTGA
- a CDS encoding HalOD1 output domain-containing protein, protein MVTSDETPPEDANCVAVHALGEESESVIGETLRILADMEDVPVDDLEPLYHRVETDAVVSLLAHARESNSAVSVEFTVDEYTVAVSHDYRESPRDESQVVVEVVDGT, encoded by the coding sequence ATGGTCACGAGCGACGAGACTCCTCCCGAAGACGCCAACTGCGTGGCAGTCCACGCTCTGGGCGAGGAATCGGAGTCTGTGATAGGGGAGACGCTCCGAATTTTGGCCGACATGGAGGACGTTCCGGTCGATGACCTCGAACCGCTGTACCACCGAGTCGAGACGGACGCGGTAGTCAGCCTCCTCGCTCACGCCAGAGAGTCGAACTCCGCGGTCAGCGTCGAGTTCACCGTCGACGAGTACACCGTCGCCGTCTCCCACGATTACCGCGAGTCGCCGCGCGACGAGAGCCAAGTCGTCGTCGAAGTCGTCGACGGAACCTGA
- a CDS encoding gamma carbonic anhydrase family protein, translating into MDSRTYEFEGKKPEIHEDARVSRDATLVGDVTVGADASVWPGVVLRGDVSSVRVRRESHVGDNAVLHAATLGERVMVGHGAVLNETHVEDGALVGFNATVNTDVVVGADSIVASGTVVPDGYEIPPESFVRGVPARVTPLSETDVDPAETFEAYHSGAYTDLASRHADLFDGE; encoded by the coding sequence ATGGACAGCAGAACGTACGAGTTCGAGGGGAAGAAACCCGAGATTCACGAGGACGCGCGGGTGAGTCGGGACGCGACGCTGGTCGGAGACGTGACCGTCGGTGCGGATGCCAGCGTCTGGCCGGGCGTCGTCCTCCGCGGCGACGTGTCGTCGGTGCGAGTGCGACGTGAGTCCCACGTCGGCGACAACGCCGTGTTGCACGCCGCCACTCTCGGAGAACGGGTCATGGTCGGCCACGGTGCCGTGTTGAACGAGACGCACGTCGAAGACGGGGCGTTGGTCGGGTTCAACGCGACGGTCAACACCGACGTCGTGGTGGGCGCAGACAGCATCGTCGCGTCCGGAACCGTCGTCCCCGACGGGTACGAGATACCGCCCGAGTCGTTCGTCCGCGGCGTCCCCGCGCGCGTCACGCCGCTTTCGGAGACGGACGTGGACCCCGCGGAGACGTTCGAGGCGTACCACTCGGGGGCGTACACGGACTTGGCCTCTCGTCACGCGGACCTGTTCGACGGAGAGTAA
- a CDS encoding RNA-binding domain-containing protein, which translates to MIHSIEARIVAPVRETEVTDRVEDAVRTLFPNVEFEYEAGQLVGETHSLDRFSERLHEQEILDTARREFEKRADDEGFSFALKKQAAFKGVINFAVGNPDELGDIEVHVAVREPSVEEFVDHIAPPTEDGKPLDFDR; encoded by the coding sequence ATGATACACAGCATCGAGGCGCGAATCGTCGCGCCCGTCCGAGAGACGGAAGTGACGGACAGAGTCGAAGACGCCGTCCGGACCCTCTTTCCGAACGTCGAGTTCGAATACGAGGCCGGACAGTTGGTCGGTGAGACGCACTCGCTCGACCGGTTTTCGGAGCGACTTCACGAACAGGAGATACTCGACACCGCGCGCCGGGAGTTCGAGAAACGCGCCGACGACGAGGGCTTTTCGTTCGCGCTGAAGAAACAGGCGGCGTTCAAGGGAGTGATAAACTTCGCCGTCGGCAACCCGGACGAACTCGGGGACATCGAAGTCCACGTCGCCGTCCGCGAACCGTCCGTAGAGGAGTTCGTCGACCACATCGCCCCGCCCACCGAGGACGGGAAACCGCTGGATTTCGACCGCTAG
- a CDS encoding AAA family ATPase: MKVIGTVGLPGSGKGEAAAVAREEGVPVVTMGDVIREECRKRGLDPAEHHGEIATALREEDGPEAIAERSIPLVEEKLEVADVVLVDGLRSGVELECFEMAFGDEFVLASIEAPFEVRAERLLDRARDDSDSDREALKDREKRELGFGMGEAMDRADVRIENTDTLERFREQVSVLLREGPDGLQTTREVRE; encoded by the coding sequence ATGAAGGTCATCGGAACCGTGGGCCTCCCGGGAAGCGGCAAAGGCGAGGCCGCCGCCGTCGCCCGCGAGGAGGGCGTCCCCGTCGTGACGATGGGCGACGTCATCCGCGAGGAGTGTCGCAAGCGGGGACTCGACCCCGCGGAACACCACGGCGAGATAGCCACCGCGCTCCGCGAGGAGGACGGCCCGGAGGCCATCGCCGAGCGCTCGATACCGCTCGTAGAGGAGAAACTCGAAGTCGCCGACGTCGTCCTCGTGGACGGTCTGCGCTCGGGCGTCGAACTCGAGTGCTTCGAGATGGCGTTCGGCGACGAGTTCGTCCTCGCGAGCATCGAAGCGCCCTTCGAGGTTCGCGCCGAACGGCTTCTCGACCGAGCGCGCGACGACAGCGACAGCGACAGAGAGGCGCTGAAAGACCGCGAAAAGCGGGAGCTCGGGTTCGGGATGGGCGAAGCGATGGACCGCGCGGACGTCCGAATCGAGAACACCGACACGCTCGAACGGTTCCGCGAGCAGGTGTCTGTGCTCCTGCGCGAGGGGCCCGACGGACTGCAGACGACACGCGAGGTGAGAGAATGA
- a CDS encoding YccF domain-containing protein → MKDRSLLVRALWFVLVGWWATPVVVNLAWALTVTVVLAPVGIKLVNLVPAVLTLKEPRSRTVPDAARGQRSLLVRALYFVLVGWWLGFVWANVASFLAVTVVGLPVAIWMLNRLPAVTSLYRFDG, encoded by the coding sequence ATGAAAGACCGTTCCCTCCTCGTGCGCGCCCTCTGGTTCGTCCTCGTCGGGTGGTGGGCGACGCCCGTCGTCGTCAACCTCGCGTGGGCGCTGACTGTGACCGTCGTTCTCGCCCCGGTCGGAATCAAACTCGTCAACCTCGTCCCCGCGGTGTTGACCCTGAAAGAACCGCGCTCTCGGACCGTCCCCGACGCCGCCCGCGGCCAGCGTTCGCTCCTCGTGCGCGCCCTCTACTTCGTCCTCGTCGGGTGGTGGCTCGGATTCGTCTGGGCGAACGTGGCGTCGTTCCTCGCCGTCACCGTCGTCGGGCTTCCCGTCGCAATCTGGATGCTCAACCGACTCCCCGCGGTCACCTCGCTGTACCGATTCGACGGGTAG
- the thsA gene encoding thermosome subunit alpha: MIILGDDSQRTQGKDAQSMNITAGKAVAESVRTTLGPKGMDKMLVDNSGEVVVTNDGVTILKEMDIDHPAANMIVEVSETQEDEVGDGTTTAVVIAGELLDQAEELIEQDVHATTIAQGFRQAAEKAKEILDDNAIEVSEEDRETLVKIAATAMTGKGAESAKDLLADLVVDAVLAVADDDGIDTENVSVEKVVGGSIDNSELVEGAIIDKTRVDENMPYAVEDADVALFDGALEVRETEIDAEVNVTDPDQLQQFLDQEEKQLKEMVDKLVDVGTDVVFVGDGIDDMAQHYLAKEGILAVRRAKSSDLKRLARATGASVVGSLDDIEESDLGFAGSVAQKDVGGDERIFVEDVEDAKSVTLILRGGTDHVVDEVERAIDDSLGVVRTTLEDGKVLPGGGAPETELSLKLREFADSVGGREQLAVEAFAEALDVIPRTLAENAGLDPIDSLVDLRARHDGGEFAAGLDAYTGEVIDMEAEGVVEPLRVKTQAIESATEAAVMILRIDDVIAAGDLSGGQTGGDDDGDDMPGGGMGGGMGGMGGMGGMGGAM, from the coding sequence ATGATCATTCTGGGCGACGACTCCCAGCGCACACAAGGGAAGGACGCGCAATCGATGAACATCACGGCCGGCAAGGCCGTGGCCGAGTCCGTCCGGACCACGCTGGGTCCGAAGGGCATGGACAAGATGCTGGTCGACAACTCCGGCGAGGTCGTGGTCACGAACGACGGTGTGACCATCCTCAAGGAGATGGACATCGACCACCCCGCGGCGAACATGATCGTCGAAGTCTCCGAGACCCAAGAGGACGAGGTCGGCGACGGGACGACGACGGCCGTCGTCATCGCGGGCGAACTTCTCGACCAGGCCGAGGAACTCATAGAACAGGACGTCCACGCGACCACCATCGCGCAGGGCTTCCGTCAGGCCGCAGAGAAGGCAAAGGAGATTCTCGACGACAACGCCATCGAAGTGTCCGAAGAGGACCGCGAGACGCTCGTCAAAATCGCCGCCACGGCGATGACCGGTAAGGGCGCGGAGTCCGCGAAGGACCTCCTCGCCGACCTCGTCGTAGACGCCGTACTGGCCGTCGCGGACGACGACGGCATCGACACGGAGAACGTCTCCGTCGAGAAGGTCGTCGGCGGTTCCATCGACAACTCCGAACTCGTCGAGGGCGCTATCATCGACAAGACGCGCGTCGACGAGAACATGCCGTACGCGGTCGAGGACGCAGACGTCGCGCTGTTCGACGGCGCACTCGAAGTCCGCGAGACCGAAATCGACGCCGAAGTCAACGTTACCGACCCCGACCAGCTTCAGCAGTTCCTCGACCAAGAGGAAAAACAGCTGAAGGAGATGGTCGACAAGCTCGTCGACGTCGGCACCGACGTCGTCTTCGTCGGCGACGGCATCGACGACATGGCCCAGCACTACCTCGCGAAGGAGGGCATCCTCGCGGTCCGCCGCGCGAAATCCTCCGACCTCAAGCGACTCGCCCGCGCGACCGGCGCGAGCGTCGTCGGCTCCCTCGACGACATCGAGGAGTCCGACCTCGGCTTCGCCGGCTCCGTCGCCCAGAAGGACGTCGGCGGCGACGAGCGCATCTTCGTCGAGGACGTCGAAGACGCGAAGTCCGTCACGCTCATCCTTCGCGGCGGCACCGACCACGTCGTCGACGAAGTCGAGCGCGCTATCGACGACTCGCTCGGCGTCGTCCGCACGACGCTCGAAGACGGGAAGGTCCTCCCCGGCGGCGGCGCACCGGAGACCGAACTCTCCCTGAAGCTCCGCGAGTTCGCCGACTCCGTCGGCGGCCGCGAGCAGCTCGCAGTCGAGGCGTTCGCCGAGGCGCTCGACGTCATCCCGCGCACCCTCGCTGAGAACGCCGGTCTCGACCCCATCGACTCGCTCGTCGACCTCCGCGCCCGCCACGACGGCGGCGAGTTCGCCGCGGGCCTCGACGCCTACACCGGCGAAGTCATCGACATGGAGGCCGAGGGCGTCGTCGAACCCCTCCGAGTCAAGACGCAGGCCATCGAGAGCGCGACGGAAGCGGCCGTCATGATCCTCCGCATCGACGACGTCATCGCCGCTGGCGACCTCTCCGGTGGCCAGACGGGCGGCGACGACGACGGCGACGACATGCCCGGCGGCGGCATGGGCGGCGGCATGGGCGGCATGGGCGGCATGGGCGGTATGGGCGGCGCAATGTGA
- a CDS encoding KH domain-containing protein gives MQHVKVPQDRIGVLIGEGGETMREIESRAEVRLDIDSESGSVAIESVGDPVSGLVAPDIVRAVGRGFTPESALSLLDHEMRTFELVDLSDHTRNKNDLQRQKGRLIGENGRTRQLMEELTGAEVVIKGSTLGVIGQPEEVQAVRRAVGMILDGAPHGAVYSFLERKHNELTDGFDVRQSG, from the coding sequence ATGCAACACGTGAAGGTCCCGCAGGACCGAATCGGCGTCCTCATCGGCGAAGGCGGCGAGACGATGCGCGAGATAGAAAGCAGAGCCGAGGTTCGCCTCGACATCGACTCCGAGTCGGGGTCCGTCGCGATAGAGTCGGTCGGCGACCCGGTCAGCGGACTGGTCGCGCCGGACATCGTCCGCGCGGTCGGGCGCGGATTCACTCCCGAATCCGCGCTGTCGCTTCTGGACCACGAGATGCGAACGTTCGAACTCGTGGACCTCTCCGATCACACTCGAAACAAAAACGACCTCCAGCGACAGAAAGGCCGACTCATCGGCGAGAACGGCCGCACTCGTCAACTGATGGAGGAACTCACCGGCGCGGAAGTCGTCATCAAAGGATCGACGCTCGGCGTCATCGGCCAACCCGAAGAGGTGCAGGCGGTCCGTCGCGCGGTGGGGATGATACTCGACGGCGCGCCCCACGGCGCGGTGTACTCCTTCCTCGAACGGAAGCACAACGAACTCACCGACGGGTTCGACGTTCGACAGTCCGGATAG
- the rio1 gene encoding serine/threonine-protein kinase Rio1, with protein MSEEFGLIASDAVDVPGDEWEEIDVSDTEADRIARSRDREFSDFRKRLKDADQFKVEQSVFDDATFAAIYKLVQDGHIEAFGGPISTGKEANVYEALGDEDTDVAAKIYRINASNFRQMREYLEGDPRFEGIGHDKKQVVLAWTQKEFANLRRARQAGVRVPEPIAVERNVLVMELVGLVEDRARRLAEVNVENPQTAYEVVREYMRRLYAAGLVHGDLSEYNMIIHEGELVVIDLGQAVTVHHPNADEFLRRDCTNVAKFFSRQGLETDPADLYEFVTAATPDPSGDPDDPAVTDAKIEDDADAESETETRDD; from the coding sequence ATGAGCGAGGAGTTCGGCCTAATCGCCTCAGACGCCGTCGACGTGCCCGGCGACGAGTGGGAAGAGATAGACGTCTCCGACACGGAGGCGGACCGCATCGCCCGCAGTCGGGACCGCGAGTTCAGCGACTTCCGAAAGCGTCTGAAAGACGCAGACCAGTTCAAGGTCGAACAGTCGGTGTTCGACGACGCCACGTTCGCGGCCATCTACAAACTGGTCCAAGACGGCCACATAGAGGCGTTCGGCGGGCCCATCTCGACGGGCAAGGAAGCCAACGTCTACGAGGCCCTCGGCGACGAGGACACGGACGTCGCGGCGAAGATATACCGCATCAACGCCTCGAACTTCCGCCAGATGCGCGAGTATCTCGAAGGCGACCCGAGGTTCGAGGGCATCGGTCACGACAAAAAGCAGGTCGTCCTCGCGTGGACCCAAAAGGAGTTCGCCAACCTCCGGCGGGCGCGGCAGGCGGGCGTCCGCGTCCCAGAGCCAATCGCCGTCGAACGGAACGTCCTCGTGATGGAACTCGTCGGACTGGTCGAAGACCGGGCGCGGCGACTCGCGGAGGTGAACGTCGAGAACCCCCAGACCGCCTACGAAGTCGTCCGCGAGTACATGCGGCGACTCTACGCCGCGGGCTTGGTTCACGGCGACCTCTCGGAGTACAATATGATAATCCACGAGGGGGAACTCGTCGTCATAGACCTCGGACAGGCGGTGACCGTCCACCACCCGAACGCCGACGAGTTCCTCCGCCGAGACTGCACCAACGTGGCGAAGTTCTTCTCGCGACAGGGGTTAGAGACGGACCCCGCCGACCTCTACGAGTTCGTGACCGCGGCGACGCCCGACCCGTCCGGCGACCCCGACGACCCCGCGGTGACCGACGCCAAAATCGAGGACGACGCCGACGCCGAATCCGAGACCGAAACCCGAGACGACTGA
- the eif1A gene encoding translation initiation factor eIF-1A encodes MAKNDNENQGRRDLRMPEEDEVFAVVTNMLGANRVEVRCADGVERTARIPGRMQKRIWIREDDVVLVEPWDWQDEKGDITWRYEKSEADQLRDEGHIR; translated from the coding sequence ATGGCGAAGAACGACAACGAAAATCAGGGGCGTCGCGACCTGCGGATGCCCGAGGAGGACGAGGTTTTCGCCGTCGTGACGAACATGCTCGGCGCGAACCGAGTCGAAGTGCGATGTGCCGACGGCGTCGAACGGACCGCGCGCATCCCGGGTCGAATGCAGAAGCGAATCTGGATTCGCGAGGACGACGTGGTCCTCGTCGAACCGTGGGACTGGCAGGACGAGAAAGGCGACATCACCTGGCGATACGAGAAGTCCGAGGCGGACCAACTCCGCGACGAAGGACACATCCGGTAA
- a CDS encoding DUF7470 family protein — translation MLDKLGAKGIAGLVFVVAGFALVAWTAPVVAAGLALVVVGLVLVAGGLAQSVMGMLGMA, via the coding sequence ATGCTCGACAAACTCGGTGCGAAGGGTATCGCTGGTCTCGTTTTCGTGGTCGCCGGATTCGCACTCGTCGCGTGGACTGCACCCGTCGTCGCCGCGGGCCTGGCCCTCGTCGTCGTCGGACTCGTCCTCGTCGCGGGCGGCCTCGCGCAGTCTGTGATGGGGATGCTCGGGATGGCCTGA
- a CDS encoding alpha/beta hydrolase, which produces MTADTSLTVERDHVVTDRPERTLYADTYRREGAENRPVVVFLYGGAWESGARGQFARWAMDAAGGTPASSRTESDDAAAEGFTAVELSYRLSDEATFPAQIRDVRAGLAWVREEAESFGGDPDRIAVVGHSAGAHLGLLASLAPEGKFGTASPSVDAAVGISGPYVYDTESESGDDVVERFLGGTPSEVPDRYEAAQPITHVSGDAPPTALLHGEDDEVVPTASARALAEAMEAAGDTVELRTYPGADHVFLHSSYWYSEVREDVFDFLRRSL; this is translated from the coding sequence GTGACCGCCGACACCTCTCTGACCGTCGAACGCGACCACGTCGTGACCGACCGCCCGGAGCGAACGCTGTACGCGGACACCTACCGCCGCGAGGGCGCGGAGAACCGACCTGTCGTCGTCTTTCTCTACGGCGGCGCGTGGGAGTCCGGCGCGCGCGGACAGTTCGCCCGATGGGCGATGGACGCCGCCGGAGGAACTCCGGCGAGCAGTCGGACGGAATCCGACGACGCGGCGGCGGAGGGATTCACGGCCGTCGAACTCTCCTACCGCCTCAGCGACGAGGCGACGTTTCCGGCGCAGATACGCGACGTGCGCGCCGGACTGGCGTGGGTGAGAGAGGAGGCCGAGTCGTTCGGCGGCGACCCGGACCGAATCGCCGTCGTCGGCCACTCCGCGGGCGCGCATCTCGGCCTCCTCGCGTCTCTCGCACCGGAGGGGAAGTTCGGAACCGCGAGTCCGTCCGTCGACGCCGCCGTCGGAATCAGCGGTCCGTACGTCTACGACACCGAGAGCGAGAGCGGAGACGACGTGGTCGAACGGTTCCTCGGCGGGACGCCCTCCGAGGTGCCGGACCGCTACGAGGCGGCCCAACCGATAACGCACGTCTCCGGCGACGCGCCGCCGACTGCTCTCCTGCACGGCGAGGACGACGAGGTGGTTCCGACGGCGTCCGCTCGGGCACTCGCCGAAGCGATGGAGGCGGCGGGAGATACGGTCGAACTGCGGACGTATCCCGGCGCGGACCACGTGTTCCTGCACTCGTCGTACTGGTACTCCGAAGTCAGAGAGGACGTGTTCGACTTTCTCCGGCGGTCGCTCTGA
- a CDS encoding tyrosine--tRNA ligase — translation MDDYDLITRNAAEVVTEDEVRALAEDPDGKRAYVGYEPSGVLHIGHMLTANKLIDLQEAGFEIVILLADVHAYLNDKGTFEEIRETADRMREQFVAYGLDEDDTEFVLGSDYQLDEEYVLDTHALELETTLSRAERAMSEIQRGSNPKVSQAVYPLMQALDIEYLDLDLAVGGLDQRKVHMLAREVLPTLDYEVRPAVHTPILADLTSGVGKMSSSDGVTISMEDTEADLREKVNKAFCPPTADPEPDAEGNERENPVLQIFKYHVFPRFESVVVERPEEYGGDLEYDDYDSLADDVDSGELHPADAKGALADYLDELVAPGREKIAEQRS, via the coding sequence ATGGACGACTACGACCTGATCACCCGGAACGCGGCCGAGGTGGTCACGGAGGACGAGGTACGCGCGCTAGCCGAGGACCCGGACGGCAAGCGAGCGTACGTCGGGTACGAACCCTCGGGGGTCCTCCACATCGGCCACATGCTGACGGCCAACAAACTCATCGACCTGCAGGAGGCTGGCTTCGAGATAGTCATCCTCTTGGCGGACGTCCACGCCTACCTCAACGACAAAGGGACGTTCGAGGAGATTCGCGAGACGGCGGACCGCATGCGCGAACAGTTCGTCGCCTACGGCCTCGACGAAGACGACACGGAGTTCGTCCTCGGCTCGGACTACCAACTCGACGAGGAGTACGTCCTCGACACCCACGCCCTCGAACTCGAAACGACGCTCTCGCGGGCCGAGCGCGCGATGTCCGAGATTCAGCGCGGGTCGAACCCGAAGGTGTCGCAGGCGGTCTACCCCCTGATGCAGGCGCTCGACATCGAGTACCTCGATTTGGACCTCGCGGTCGGCGGACTCGACCAGCGAAAGGTCCACATGCTGGCCCGCGAGGTGCTTCCGACCCTCGATTACGAGGTTCGGCCGGCGGTCCACACGCCGATTCTCGCGGACCTCACCTCGGGCGTCGGCAAGATGTCCTCCTCCGACGGCGTCACCATCTCGATGGAGGACACCGAAGCGGACCTGCGCGAGAAGGTGAACAAGGCGTTCTGCCCGCCGACGGCGGACCCCGAACCCGACGCGGAGGGCAACGAACGCGAGAACCCCGTGCTGCAGATATTCAAGTACCACGTGTTCCCGCGGTTCGAGAGCGTCGTCGTCGAACGCCCCGAGGAGTACGGGGGCGACCTGGAGTACGACGACTACGACTCTCTCGCCGACGACGTAGACTCCGGCGAACTCCACCCCGCCGACGCGAAGGGCGCACTCGCGGACTACCTCGACGAACTCGTCGCGCCGGGCCGCGAGAAGATAGCCGAGCAGCGCTCCTGA
- a CDS encoding PLDc N-terminal domain-containing protein, with product MATTRSPILILVGLVAAAFVPLAAMWAVVGDVELLAYFLGFAVYFLVFHVAVPGHVYFDSRARGSNSVLAWTALSFLLPVVGAAVYFLVGQRRLGEPAG from the coding sequence ATGGCAACCACTCGCTCGCCGATACTCATCCTCGTCGGCTTGGTCGCCGCCGCGTTCGTCCCCCTCGCGGCGATGTGGGCCGTCGTCGGCGACGTCGAACTCCTCGCGTACTTCCTCGGCTTTGCGGTGTACTTTCTGGTCTTCCACGTCGCGGTTCCCGGTCACGTCTACTTCGACTCCCGCGCCCGCGGCAGCAACTCGGTTCTGGCGTGGACCGCGCTCTCGTTTCTCCTCCCCGTCGTCGGCGCGGCCGTCTACTTCCTCGTCGGTCAGCGACGACTCGGCGAACCGGCCGGGTGA